The Bacteroides sp. AN502(2024) DNA segment TTGTGACACCGGAAGATATTAAGTTTGTAGCTCCTTACGTACTTCAGCACCGTCTTATCCTGACGGCGGAAGCGGAAATGGAAGGATATTCTCCGGTGAAGGTGACTCAACGCTTGATTGATAAAGTAGAAGTGCCTAAATAAATGTATTTAACCCGTCGTTTCTATATTGCCCTTGTCGTAATCATCCTCTTGTTGGGTAGTGGATACGCCTTTCCTCCGCTCTTTGTTATCGGACAGTGGGTGCTTTTTGCTTTTTTCCTGACTGTATGGACGGATGGTTATCTGCTTTATAGTGTTCGTGGAATTCAGGCATTCCGGCAATGTTCCGACCGTTTCTCCAATGGAGATGAAAATGAGGTAAGTATCCGGGTAGAGAGTCGTTATCCCCGTCCTGTCGCTCTGGAGATCATTGATGAAATTCCTTTTATATTTCAGAAGCGTGATATCGACTTTCGTGTCACTCTCCGGGCAAACGAAGGAAAAATTGTCAGTTACCGGCTTCGTCCTACGCGTCGGGGTGTCTATTCCTTCGGGCACATCCGGATTTTCGTAACCGGGCGTATAGGCTTGGTTTCCAGGCGATATACCTGCGGTGAACCGTTGGACATAAAGGTATATCCGTCTTATCTGATGCTCCATCAGTATGAATTACTGGCTATAAGCGATAATCTTACCGAACTAGGAATAAAACGTATTCGACGGATAGGTCATCATACGGAGTTTGAGCAGATAAAAGAGTATGTGAAGGGCGATGATTACCGTACGATCAACTGGAAAGCGAGTGCCCGCCGGCACGAGCTTATGGTGAATGTTTATCAGGACGAACGTTCGCAACAGATTTATAATGTAATAGATAAGGGGCGTGTGATGCAGCAGGCTTTTCGTGGAATGACTTTGCTCGATTATGCGATAAACGCTTCGCTGGTGCTTTCGTATGTTGCGATGCAGAAAGAAGACAAGGCGGGATTGGTGACTTTTGACGAGCATTTCGATACGTTTGTCCCTGCTGCCAAGCAACCGGGATATATGCAGACGTTGCT contains these protein-coding regions:
- a CDS encoding DUF58 domain-containing protein gives rise to the protein MYLTRRFYIALVVIILLLGSGYAFPPLFVIGQWVLFAFFLTVWTDGYLLYSVRGIQAFRQCSDRFSNGDENEVSIRVESRYPRPVALEIIDEIPFIFQKRDIDFRVTLRANEGKIVSYRLRPTRRGVYSFGHIRIFVTGRIGLVSRRYTCGEPLDIKVYPSYLMLHQYELLAISDNLTELGIKRIRRIGHHTEFEQIKEYVKGDDYRTINWKASARRHELMVNVYQDERSQQIYNVIDKGRVMQQAFRGMTLLDYAINASLVLSYVAMQKEDKAGLVTFDEHFDTFVPAAKQPGYMQTLLEKLYSQKTSFGETDFSALCVHLNKHVSKRSLLVLYTNFSGISGMNRQLAYLKQLNRQHRLLVVFFEDAELKEYMATPAKDTEGYYRHVIAEKFAYEKRLVVSTLKQHGIYSLLTAPENLSIDVINKYLEMKARQLL